The DNA sequence gcggaagcgagggtatcatattgtgtatgtcggcatcggcggcgttgtccctgaaaccaactccgcagctggggttgactcactatcggcgtcagcggcatcagtcagtcgctgctatctcttccctcctccctttatcgtgttgttcgcttgctgcgcgcgcttctgcccccatcgtttgccgctgggtgtacacgccgcccccctcccccctcttcctgcgagtctccggttgtcaaagcgccggctcgaacttaattcctttaaACATGCCGACGATTACGcatgctggtagtagctgcctacttcgcccctaccgcactcacgaaagacgtcgtgcacttcctgcaactcgcattaaccgtccatctatccacaccgatgttagtagtgggggactttaatgttgacataaagacaaacagcaatttcctaacacttatgcgggagaacatcccgttcctctcgctcgtaacgcgtcccacggctgtgacaacctcgcgaggcacttgtatagatctcgtctttgagaatcaagcattggtgtaccaagtcgaacatatatcagtctatttctccgaccacaaagcttccttcatgactgtcaagaactgttagtggagtctttgttaaaggaatacgtgtgaaaaataaaaaaaaaaattctgtgatagcgcatacatgtgttgctcgatttctttgcctcaatctatcgaaaaggtgaaacagcttatttgctgcgctcaaatttcgcattaggaagtaacgtaatcgtcggtaatttatttttttttaatgcgtaagcattttacGTCGACTCACAGAGTCGCTTACGCGTGACGCGCAGTAGTGTCTTACCCACCGGGCTAAAATGCACGCTAGCAGAAGACGATCGAATATACAAGGGATGTTCCGagagtaagtttcgtcatttattttcacacggCAAccttatcgcaaaaaaaaaaagaacgccatgGCATCGTGAGCTGTAcgccttgcactatttttccataaagtcgccaccgacattgagacatttgCCGTAGTGTGCAATCAGTGTGAAGAAACCATtctggtaaaactcggtgccctgcgCAGGCAGGCTACCCTTCTTCGTTACACAATGCATTGTCGCACAGCTAGCCTACATTGTTTGATAAGTGACGTCCTGAGAGTGCGGCTATCAAAGCAGGGAACAGGTGCCCATTGATACCAGATAACAGCACCCACTTCCAACCACGTCGTCAGCACACACCTCtctgccatcgtgatttgtaTGTACTCGATCTCGGGCATGCCGGTCTGATGCTCTCTCTTCTTCggcatgcgtcattcctccttCGCTGATGAATTCCTTCCGTCGTGGAACCAGCAACGGGCGTGAATTGTTATGctgattgtttgtttcacctgtgTACCATATTCTCATTTAAAAAACACGACTTTCGGAACGTCCCCCGCAtatgaaccatatgaatgtgttgtaccgcTTTTTCTGTATTGTCGCGCAGCACAGACAGATAAGTGGTCAGTGAGTTGATagatgaggggttatatgggtaTGATCGCGGTTGATAATGCGACGTGGGTGGACAAGGTGCAAAAGAGCGGTAAGGGCTTATAGAGGTCGGAACAGTTGTGATCGGGTTGATAAGCACCGTTGAGGATTGATAAGTGTCggatcaagtccgataaggttgataaggctTACTAAGGGTCGGGTCGcttccgataaggttgataacgaccgggTAGGGCTCATAAAGTTGAgtcaagtccgataaggttgataacgatcGGCACGGGCTGATAAAGTTCGGAcatgtccgataaggttgatgaGGACAGCTAAGGGTTGATATAAGGGTCAGTAAGAGCTGGATTGAGTCTGATCAGGTTGATGACTGATAAGGGTtaataagggtttatactggtcgcaTCAAGAACCAAAACAAATTACAAGGCCAATAAAGCACACATTGGGTGAACCGTCTGCTTTGTCGATTGCTGTAAGCAACATACGTTGTGTGGTAtacgtggagatgagcaagtggcacaatgctaaAACTGTTGAGTGGAGTTATCATAATTTTTACCTACACTTTGCGCAGGTTCATACAGTTGAGTGTAGTGTCAGGCAGATGCTATGCTGTCATGTGCTGCACTGTAGAAAGCGTAGTTTTCATGCAATACTACCGCTATAATAAATGGCTTTGTGTAGGTGGGGGGAGCTACACTTTTTCTACACCAGTTAAAAAAAATGGCAACTTCCTACACAAGCTACTCGTATAGCcagtgcaggtaaaaaaaaaaaaaaaaacctgctcaCTGAGCAGCCTGATTAAAATGGACCATGGAGCGAGCTGGAGTGTACATGCGTGTGTCAAAATGTCGCAATACCTTCCACGTACATGAACACCTtttgtgtcatgacgtcatgatacaTAGACCTTATTAAACGAAACCGGAATTGGTTCCTGGAAAAACAGTTATAGTAAATAGGACGGTTTTCATAGTTTCGGAGTTGAGTATCATCATTTTATGCAAAAAGAAAGTAACTAAAGGCATCAAATTTAATGCCAGTACTCTTCTAATGTGAAAGTGTTGCAGTGCTATTTAGTAGCTACTTGAAGTCTCCATAGCAAACAGCAGGCACAATTTATGCCCCTAGAGGCATATTCATCTGCACTGTGTGATCTGCTCCACACCTGTTATCTCCATGCTACCCTACCATAGCTATGATGTTTGGAGACCCACATGCACAAGGAATGCTAGATGGCCTTTATAAAGAATGTGGTTCTTTTGATAACTGCATTCATATTAGCTCTGTTATTGACGTTATTATTGACTGCACCAAACACTATGAGAGCCAGCATCCCTGCCTATTTTGAAAAATGTAGCATCTTTGATCTCTTAGGAGATCCAGTCAAAGCCATTTTTCGAAAATGCAATGCTTAAACCTACGACAGCCCTCCTTGTTATGACTGCTCTCACTTCAAATGTTTACAGCCATTGGACAGGATGACCTATCATGCTTTGCATGTACCCACCCTAAGAAGTTTACAACAGTAGTGTGATATTTTCATATGGTTATTTTATAAACAATAATGAAAGAAACAACAGAGTATTTTGATGTTAATGCTTAGCAAACTCAAAAATGCAGGTGCTCAAAACTTGCAAAAAGTGCAGTCAACCGTGCCAATAACAAGGCTGTCACGTCTGGAACTATGCCCTGCGGAGGAAGGGTAATGCCAGTATACATCGTACATTCAACAATGGTGCAAGTCACTTGTGAGATAGAGCAGAGCTGGCTAAAGTTGTACTGAAATTTATATTATACTGTGCAGCTGCTACACTTGCGGCAAGGCCATACGTACGAAGGAGCTACGTGGCCGTCAACAGCCATCCACGCCTCTTGTTGCACACTAAGCTTGACCATGGAAGGCAGACATCAGTAAAAACAATTTCTTTTCTATGTGGCCTACAACCATGCACGCAATAAGTGGATGTACCCATTTGACAATTTGCGTTGAGTCATTGTTTTCTAGTCATCCTTATGAAGTCGCCTCATGTAGCAGCACTGCAGCTCAAAAGTGTGACATTTTTGATGACGCACTTAGCAACAAGTAGTGTTGACCAGCGCATACTTATTGGAACTGCACAACCTATTATTCTAATGTTCACATATGCTTCCGATGTTCAGCATTCGTGACCATCTCTTCTTTTGTAGCGAGCCACATCGAAGTCATCGAATGACAGCACTCTGCTGCAGCTTCTGCTCCTGCTGTTCTGGTGTACCCTGACAAGGTCTACAGTGCTGGAAACAAGGAGAGAGCGTCAGCAAAGCCTAAAATGCCCACAGATTGCGACACAGATTCACAATGCCTATGTAATCTCAGAGGCACCGTCTCACGTGTCATGAACGGTTATGGGTTCATCACAGTAGAACAACCACGTAGATCTGTGTTTGTACACAGGTCAACTATTTTAAACCCGAGGCCAAATGACGTGAAGAATTTAGGCCTAAAGGAAAATGACAGAGTAATCCTGGACGCCGAAGTAAGTCCAGAAAACTTTAAAGTACGTTACCAAGCGATTCGCGTAAGACGCCTCGAATCTGAGAGTGAAGCTGCCACCAGCCCCATGAGTATGTCAATGCCTTGTGCAGACAGCACTGTGAAATTAAAGAATCAAGTGGGCACTATTTGCTGCATCAGCAGAGACGGTGGATCTCTGAAGTTTGGTCCAAGAGATGTACTGAGTGCAGTCTTTGACAGAAGCTGTATTTCTGGAACACTTTTGAAGCCATCCGAGAAAGTTTCAGATATTTTCTCTGTCGGCGACAAGGTCTGCTTCGATGCGCGGGCTGTTAAGAATTGGACAGAGTTTCAGGTAACATCACTGACCACTGTCCGACGAGAAGAATCTAGTGAAGTTTTTGTGTTTGGCAAGATGACTACAGTATATGCAGCGAGTAGTGTAAAGAAAGAGGTGACCTGCACCAGCTACAGGGGCAATGCAGATGAATGCTCCAACTGGAGAGGCATTGCACCTGCCTATGAGTGCTCCAGTGTGAACAAGGGCCTCGTAAATCAGCTCATTCTTGTGCCGTTTGCATCCGACCCCCGTGCACCTTTTCAGAGACCTTGGAGTACAATTGAAGATGGTGCATCAGCCATGTACTCAGCCTGGCAACAACTCTCCAACGACCCCAAACTACCTGCTTCAGCAAATGTTCTTCCTGGTCCCATCATTGCTAACAGTAGCAAGTACAGTCAGGTGTTCCATACTGACGTTGCACCGACGATGTCGGTGCCAGCTGTAAAGAACAGTGACACTGAAAAAAGGGAAGCGCTTCCAGCAGAGCTGAATTTAGTCGACTGTGGAAGAAAAATCTCCACCATGGAACACAGTGCCCCAGCCAGTCAGGGCAATGGTCCGAAGGACAAGCCCATTTTTCTGCCACCTAGTTGCAACAACCCTCCTGAAAAGCCGAAGTGCACACTCGATGACGGCCATTTCTCCAAGGGGTCCTGGGAGCACAACGTCCCTGTGCCAACAAGCCACCGTCCCGCTCCTGCCAGCACTGATCGGCCACCGTGAGTACATTCATGTTTACACAGGTTGGTCTCGCAGCAGCGAAAAATCATCATCCTCCTTTGAGTAGCATGAAGCAACAAAGGAAACTTAGACAACGGTTTGCTGTCAAAGAAAAATTCTGGTTGGTATACCAAAGACAGGTTCAGCAACTTTTCGGAGAAGTTAATCTACCACCTGAGTTTAACCAGAACCAGAAGCAATGAGTGCAAATTTGATGCCATACTGAGTTGATAGAACTCTGGATTATGGCTGAAATTTTGGACAGCACTAAAATGAGCTCGTTTGGCAATGCTTGAACCGCATTCCGAATTAAGGCATCTCATGCATAGTGCTGTTAAATATAGTCATGTGATATGGCTGTAACTTGGTATTTTTCCTTTAGTGTGCCATCAAATGCTTAGGAGAAGCAGTCATATGGGGACGCTGCTCCTTTTGCTGTAGGCAGCAGTTATAAGATGGGAAATGGGCAGATCATGCTTCTTCATTAACCATAACGGCATCAAATAGCATAGAAAAGAAACTGGGATCAAACTGACTGTCATGCAGATTCTGGCCGAACATTCCAAACAATATGTGATGGCTGCTTTTGACAAGGAGATGGACAATACTTGCATTGAGAAATCATCCGTCCCATATATAAAATATCCGGTACAAGTTAAATCCATTTTTTTGTAGCCTTGTGTGAAGCAAAGTGTGTGTAGAGGATACAGCGAAGAATACTGCTCAGCTGTAATGAAGAATTACATCTGACATGCAGCTCAGCAGAACAGAAGTTGGGCTTGTATTGACAAACATGTGCTCTAGCACAAGAGACAGCTCACAAGAATAAGGAAGACATGGAGGAATGGTTACAACCAAACAGAGTCATAAAGGCTCACATTAGAAAACATTGAAGAGCTGGTTGAACTAGAATGTTTAGAACTAAAATTGTAGCTTTAGGTACTACATTTCAAGTTCATTGAGCCATTCCATGTTTCCAACTTCAACCTTTATGGCCATGTTGTTTTGGTGTAGTGATTTCTCCGCTTCTTACCTCATTAGTCTGAGCTGAGATGAACTTGACTAATTTTTTAGAAACCTTAGTAGATGTTTTAGGCATGGAGATAAGTGTTGTGCAGATAAATAGAAGTATTCTAAGGTGGCTTAATCATAATTAGAACATTAGCTGGTTTTGCTCTGGATTCTGGCATGTCCGGTTTGCTCCTCGTATATTACATTAGGCACCCTAGTTTGCTAGTCTGCCAGATTTTAATGGCTTTAGTCCTACATACAACAAAGCGCACATACACGCACCTCTGTGCATTAACAAACACAAATGCATGCAAATACGTGCAGGTATGGATGCTTGCATAAATTTATATACAGTATTCTTTTATAAAGTTTTTTGCAATTCAAAATTGCTTCTAGTGTTGTATTGAGGTTCAAGTTTCTAAGTGGGATTTCGTGGCAGACCCACTTGATGGCTCGGTTTCATCTGACAGCATTGTCTACCAccattctcttttcttttctgcagCAGATACACAATTACTTCCGAGAGGACAACTGGACAAGGCTTCCACTTTGACACCACATTTGTCAGCAACGGCGAAAAGCAGTGGGTCACACGAGCAAGTGACGGCCTGCCCACCACCGCTGCTGATGAAAGGCAGGCAGCTGTGGCTGTTCCCAAGAAAGGCAACGCAAGCAATAAACATGGTAAGCAAAGGAACCATGTACCTTGCAGTGTGCTATAGAAGCACCAACAGGAGATTTTCAactgataattttttttccttaaatgAAGAACCAGAGCCTTGAAACCCTAAAATAAAAGAACACTGGCAGGCAACACACCGTTCCAAATAATTTACTTTAACACTTGCTTTTATGAACTAGTTTTACTCTCCAGTGTCGTGGAGGTCGGTGCATGATGATTTCATCACAGACTAGCTCGCTCCATTATCGAGATTGCTGCAGCTGCCACACACGAGTGCAGCCAAAGGAAACAAGTGTGTCACTGTTTGAAACACTGTTCTGGTGTTCTGGCAACACTAGCCAGAACACTGGAAGTGAGCTTCATCCCAAGCCACCTATGGGTTCATTTGGAACCTGTACGTACAGTTCTCGTTGGAATGTCGAATGGAGATGTACACTGCATTTACTCTACATTCCCTGTGATGCCGCCGCAATTGGGTACCTTGCACCGTACATTCCCTGTGATAGCACTGCAATTGGGGACCTTGCACCAGTTTTTTCCCTCTGACTGCACACCAAACCTCTTTTTCCTCATCCTCTGTTCCTGCTCTGATACTACAAATAACACTTGCTGCCTGTCAATCAATCTGGGCTGAAGACATTTGGCCAGAAATTTGTAACTTAGAACCAAAACTcgacaagaagaaaaaattaGGTGCATCATTCATAAAGAGGGTCAGTTGGTATGGTTAGTGCTCATCTTGCATTGGTTCTCTCCTCATCTGAGTGCAGTTAAAGGCTTTTTCTGGTGTGCAACCACATAGCTAAATTCAACGTATTGCATAAGTAAAAGTAAATGATTAATGCTATCAACATAAAGAATGACAAGAGCAGACATGTAAGCTGCTTCTTGTTCTTCCAGTTTTGTCTTTAATATGATCGGTATTATATCTTTATCTTTTGATGATGGTAATCCCGAAGATAGGTTTAGTTGCAGAATAAGAGATGCCAGTCCCCTTTATTTTTTACCATTGCTGGGGCCATATTCTTGACAGAGCTTTTGGGGAGCATGGCTTTCAGTGTAACCTGATGGGCTAAGCAAGTGGGAAGAATGCCCATTGTTTCAATGAGCCATGGCATTGGATGCCACATTATGCAAAGGTGAAAATACTGATGCTGAAAGTGATAAACTGAGAATGTGGCACCTGGTTTAGCCCCATAACAGTTTCTCAACTGATTGAGTAGAACATAATGATGCATCCACATAGCTTCTTTGCAGTTTTGTAGTTGAGCTGACTGCGCATTGCTCATAGGAAGACACACTTATAAAAAAACTTGAAATCAGCGCATTTATCTGCAGCATATAAGCATGTAAAACATGGGTGGAGCGGATTGTGATAAATTCACTGTTTTAATGTCAGCTGGAGCAAGACAGAGAGGAATGCTTTCTCAACTTGTTTCTTTATCCGTGTTGCGTCACTTCGCAGTCATTCTGGCTTCCTTTACTATATACTATGTTAGTGCATCCTTGCACCAGCTTTCTTTACATTTGTTTTGCAGTGATAAGTCTTCTCCGACTTTGGCAAAGATCAGTGTGAGAAGTTAGTGAGTTTTATTTGGGTGTGTTACAGATGCTGTTGCATTAGAAAAACTTGGCTTGGACAGTGGATGTGTAAGTAGctgcttgtgtttgtttgttaAGTATATAACACTGTATTTGTTTACCATGTACTGTTAAAGCTCAATATAACGACATACTCGATATAACGAAATATTAAAGCTTTTATAACTTCCTGTCCATACAATACCACGTATTTGGAACCCCAATGTAACGAATGTTTAtacacgatttcaatataacgcaCTTTAATGGCCACCGCAAAGAATTACTGGCGCAGTAAATGGAAACTGCCGCGGACACAGATGATCAAATCATTAAAATACATGTGGTTGCTTGAAAACGCAATTCTCAAATTGCGTGCTGACAGAGTGGCTGCCGAAGTAGAGCAACTTGGTAACAAGACCCTCTCGCCGACATGTTggaagtccaagtgcaataagatcctatatcgtatcataagaagccaacaaacactgacaccaaggacaacataggggaaattacttgtgcttaatgaatgaattaaagaaacgataaattaatgggaatgaaagtgtatgaaaaaacagcttgccgcaggtggggaacaatcccacaaccttcgcatttcataTTGCGATATTATACCTTCATATTATGAcacgactaataaaaattgggccccccggttaacccccttttttctaagATCCTATCGTGCGTcatatgctgtgggtgcgagggaaagcatgcAACCGTGAGCTGAGAAGGATAGTGGCTTGATGCGCACGTAGGCGGAAGTGGCACACGGTAATGCGATCAAGTGTGTGGTATTGTTGTGAGAGTAGgtggagagggggagggggggcaagcGCATGCTTCCTCTGCCTGGCCGTCGCTGTGCACGGCGCGGCTGAGCGAATGCGCGGTTATCGCACGCTACCTTGGAGGTAATCTGTGGTGGGTGCAAAAGCTGGGTCATCCGAGCCGTCGTGTGTGCTGTCTTTCCCATGAGTTTAGTACCTAGAGGTCACGTAATCTCGAGTTCCAGAgatgcgttgaagcgacaggcagacGGAGCGTTCGCTCCCCTCTGCCTGCATGTACTTTTCATGACCAGTGTCATCCCTCTACGGGTGACAATATCAGCCGTGGGGTGGAGTGGACGCGAAAGCGTCACAGGCTTCGTACTGCCTATGTGAAGAGATCGTCGGCAGAGCTTGAAATCGCATCCTTGGCTGCCGACTTTCAAATTCCacaaatattatttttttctctcattgAAATTTTTTTCCGATTGCCCAGTAATTCGGAAACTTTTGCGGCCCGCTCCGTACGTGTAAGAAGACTCTGCatgcgactgtacttatttgcctAAAAGGtgaaacttcaatataacgaaatgatcgaattatccggcgggtcgaattaaacaagattcAGAAAAAACTCCGAACGCACCGCTCATTCATTTGGTTGTGTTTGCTTGAGTTTAACACGCCTCCGAATCAAACGCGTGCCCACTGCCTATGTCTTCAGAATAGAAAACTAACGTAAGACATAAAGCTCCTAACCAAAGTATACATCTAATGCGCACCCAATTTTTTAGAATGGCGGCtggttttctaaagtcagcttcgccgcatgGTTTTAGAGTCAGCTTCACCGCGTTACAGTTGTGCTATGAGGTAAAACGCACGAACACCGCGAAGGCGGTTTTGGTTTCATATCGGATTGCACTGTGCAGATGATTTTCGGCCCAATTTCCTTGGAAAACAAAAGACGcctgttagaatcgagtaaataccgtaatgagacattgtgagctaccattattgcttcaaatttttcttagggcaggccgaaaatagtCGTTCTCGACAGGAGATGGTGTGTTCAATGCGTTCACTGTCCCCTCAGCTCCGccaagacagacgctgccactaaaggaGTTGTTATTGGGATCACCATAGGGGCCAGGCGCGTACGTGCTTACTGGTCATGATCGAAATAACGAAAGCttaggcccatagaaatgcatggtcACCAGCCGGGACCTTTGATTGGGATTGAATTGACTGGAGTCATATTAAAGGAAGTCTACTGTGTAATGAAGGAAACTGCCCATTTTAGCGACTTAGTTATATTGACATTTAACTGTAATTGACCAAATTCTGATGTGTCTGCCTTGCGTAAAGAACTATCTGACTGCACATTTTACAGGTTagccacaacagcagcaactcCAGTAGTCCACCACCCTGGGCACCCACTTACACAAGCTTATCCTCCCCAGGGTGCTGCGTGTCTGTGCACAGTAATGTGAAAGCAGTGGTCGAGCGAGTCCAAGAGTGCTCTGCAAGAGTCAGATTTGAACGGGAGAGGATCTCAAATTCCATAGATGTCATGGCAATCTGTCTCTACAGGAATGGCAGAAACATCACGGGTGACCTCCGCTGCGCTCTATCTGAGGGTGACGAGATCATATTAGACTACATGATTGGAAGCACAGGTCATGAGCTGTTGATCCACTGCAATGCGGCCTGGCAGGGGCAGAAGCCACAGGGAGTGCCTTACGCCACTCCAGAAGAGTTTCTAGAGGTGCTGTATGCCTACAGGGCCAGCGATGAGGGATCCCTGCCATCTGCTGACTGGCGGAGGCAAGTTCCACTGACTGTTTCTTGTTCATTGCAGCATGAAGGCCCCATCGCAGATCATTGAATGCCAAGTGCTATAAAATATCGGACCGCTTAAGCGGCCAAGTTTTTTATACTGTAGATAGCTGTGCATCACTATattcagccaaaaaaaaaaataccaaaagaaaaaaaaatgcagattacTTTTCACCAAAAGTAATGAAAAACTCGAAATGTTAAGAGCCCCCAACGAGGCACCCTGGCATGCCTTCATATTGTACGGCACTTGGAACTTGGAAGCCACATTCTGGGATTTGTGTCATATCTGCAAACCACCAGGTGCTCATGCAGATACTGTTTAAGGATTATTAATAAGAATAGACAGTTAACAGCCCTGGAACTTTGCCTATATTTCTTCAGTAATATGTACTACTAATTTATAACCAATAGAGCAAAAGTGACTACTCATTTATAACCGATAGAGCAAAAAAAAGTGAAGTTTTGTTACAGCTTGCCTTTCCGTGAGGGCTGACTGCGAAGTAGAGGCATTGGTTCGTGTTTGGAGTGAGTACTGTCCTTTTGCTTTAATACATGCCACAAAGCATGATATGAAACACACATTTACTTCAGCATGTAATATCAACAGTatatgaaaaaaggaaaaacaaagttTTAAGCTCCAGCATGTGGCTTCCATTTTTTACACACCTGATAATTTTTCGAAGTATTTATCCTTCTGTGAAACTTTGGTCTTGTTTAACTGTCAGCATAGTATGCATTATGAATTACACTTACTGCAAACATTTTTGCTTTTGGCTGTCATGAGCATGGAGCACACTGTAATatgcttcaaggaggccacacAACTTCATGGTAATTACAGCTGATGATTACACAGGCTAACAGACCACAAATGTGTAACAGACTACTAGTCTCCAAGCAGGCTACAGTATGTGTGATGTTGCAACCCCATAGTCTCAGCCGAACTTGCTGCCTAGGTGGAGGTAAATTTTGGAGCCTGCCTTCCCATGTTGCTGTTCTTGTTGCAACATGCTTATACTAGCTGCTGATGTGTTTGCCTGCTCACCAACAGCACTGATAGCAACTGTCCCTCAGTGGAGAGCTACAAAACGACGGTGGACCCGGAGCAGCCGCCGTTGCAGGCAGCGGAAGCACCCGGAACAGCTGCAGGTtagcaaaaaagagaaagaatgcATGCAATTTACCTGCAACACTAGCTCAGTGGATATGAACTACTACTGCTCATTACGAAAGCCTCATAGGCTTGATTCCGAGCTACCGCAGCAGCATTCCAATGAAGGCGCAATGTGAAAATGCCTGCATCCCGAGAACTGCGTGCACATTTAAACGTTTAAAGAACACTGGGGAGCATATTTTTTTACGTTCTGTGTCATTTTCCATTCTTTATGACCTTTGTTGTCGCCTCGGACATGCCTTGCAAGCTGTTATGTCAACTGGAATTGGCCACTCATTCTGTCATCCGATTGTTACCGCTGGTTATTGGCCCACATTGCTTTTTCTCTACCTTACAGAGGAAGTGGTCACGTGAAAGGTTGTGCTCCCATCGCTGTTTAGTAATTACGAAATACCAACTATTCCATTCCCACGCCCCGTGCAATTGAGTTTCTAGACATATATTACCAACACATGCACAAATCAACACCTCTCATTTATATTTCTTTGATTATTGTCACTGATAGATGTCATTGCataacattttcatttttttcccaatattTCTTAGGAGCTTGCCATGAAGACACACATGCTCTTGATGTGAGTAGAGTTCTTTTGCTGTGTGGAGTTGCATAAAAATAGGTTTATTTTGATGAATTGCTAATGCTGCAGCCATTGAACCACAATGGGAAAAATGAATTTCCTGAACAAAATCGAAAATTTCTTacactttttttaaatttctcttCCTCtgccctgaattttttttttttgagctacTCTTAGTACTTTTCCTGTTATTCTTGAAAGTTGTTTAGACTAGACCACTTGCTTTGCAGCTTACTTGA is a window from the Dermacentor albipictus isolate Rhodes 1998 colony chromosome 6, USDA_Dalb.pri_finalv2, whole genome shotgun sequence genome containing:
- the LOC135896496 gene encoding uncharacterized protein isoform X4 encodes the protein MPTDCDTDSQCLCNLRGTVSRVMNGYGFITVEQPRRSVFVHRSTILNPRPNDVKNLGLKENDRVILDAEVSPENFKVRYQAIRVRRLESESEAATSPMSMSMPCADSTVKLKNQVGTICCISRDGGSLKFGPRDVLSAVFDRSCISGTLLKPSEKVSDIFSVGDKVCFDARAVKNWTEFQVTSLTTVRREESSEVFVFGKMTTVYAASSVKKEVTCTSYRGNADECSNWRGIAPAYECSSVNKGLVNQLILVPFASDPRAPFQRPWSTIEDGASAMYSAWQQLSNDPKLPASANVLPGPIIANSSKYSQVFHTDVAPTMSVPAVKNSDTEKREALPAELNLVDCGRKISTMEHSAPASQGNGPKDKPIFLPPSCNNPPEKPKCTLDDGHFSKGSWEHNVPVPTSHRPAPASTDRPPRYTITSERTTGQGFHFDTTFVSNGEKQWVTRASDGLPTTAADERQAAVAVPKKGNASNKHDAVALEKLGLDSGCVSHNSSNSSSPPPWAPTYTSLSSPGCCVSVHSNVKAVVERVQECSARVRFERERISNSIDVMAICLYRNGRNITGDLRCALSEGDEIILDYMIGSTGHELLIHCNAAWQGQKPQGVPYATPEEFLEVLYAYRASDEGSLPSADWRSTDSNCPSVESYKTTVDPEQPPLQAAEAPGTAAGSNPTKVGHTHEKGSPRPDPPSDAEGEA
- the LOC135896496 gene encoding uncharacterized protein isoform X1, whose product is MPTDCDTDSQCLCNLRGTVSRVMNGYGFITVEQPRRSVFVHRSTILNPRPNDVKNLGLKENDRVILDAEVSPENFKVRYQAIRVRRLESESEAATSPMSMSMPCADSTVKLKNQVGTICCISRDGGSLKFGPRDVLSAVFDRSCISGTLLKPSEKVSDIFSVGDKVCFDARAVKNWTEFQVTSLTTVRREESSEVFVFGKMTTVYAASSVKKEVTCTSYRGNADECSNWRGIAPAYECSSVNKGLVNQLILVPFASDPRAPFQRPWSTIEDGASAMYSAWQQLSNDPKLPASANVLPGPIIANSSKYSQVFHTDVAPTMSVPAVKNSDTEKREALPAELNLVDCGRKISTMEHSAPASQGNGPKDKPIFLPPSCNNPPEKPKCTLDDGHFSKGSWEHNVPVPTSHRPAPASTDRPPRYTITSERTTGQGFHFDTTFVSNGEKQWVTRASDGLPTTAADERQAAVAVPKKGNASNKHDAVALEKLGLDSGCVSHNSSNSSSPPPWAPTYTSLSSPGCCVSVHSNVKAVVERVQECSARVRFERERISNSIDVMAICLYRNGRNITGDLRCALSEGDEIILDYMIGSTGHELLIHCNAAWQGQKPQGVPYATPEEFLEVLYAYRASDEGSLPSADWRSTDSNCPSVESYKTTVDPEQPPLQAAEAPGTAAGACHEDTHALDEVTLQRLATHMKKAVLGQIHQVMQRVKLESLRRFGIPEEAIGVSSDRNGPSLESYKTTVDPEQPPLQAVEAPGTAAGAGHENEEALEKEIMDRISTQLWKEVPELIHNVLQAIRLKFLVQWGIATENYSG
- the LOC135896496 gene encoding uncharacterized protein isoform X2; this encodes MPTDCDTDSQCLCNLRGTVSRVMNGYGFITVEQPRRSVFVHRSTILNPRPNDVKNLGLKENDRVILDAEVSPENFKVRYQAIRVRRLESESEAATSPMSMSMPCADSTVKLKNQVGTICCISRDGGSLKFGPRDVLSAVFDRSCISGTLLKPSEKVSDIFSVGDKVCFDARAVKNWTEFQVTSLTTVRREESSEVFVFGKMTTVYAASSVKKEVTCTSYRGNADECSNWRGIAPAYECSSVNKGLVNQLILVPFASDPRAPFQRPWSTIEDGASAMYSAWQQLSNDPKLPASANVLPGPIIANSSKYSQVFHTDVAPTMSVPAVKNSDTEKREALPAELNLVDCGRKISTMEHSAPASQGNGPKDKPIFLPPSCNNPPEKPKCTLDDGHFSKGSWEHNVPVPTSHRPAPASTDRPPRYTITSERTTGQGFHFDTTFVSNGEKQWVTRASDGLPTTAADERQAAVAVPKKGNASNKHDAVALEKLGLDSGCVSHNSSNSSSPPPWAPTYTSLSSPGCCVSVHSNVKAVVERVQECSARVRFERERISNSIDVMAICLYRNGRNITGDLRCALSEGDEIILDYMIGSTGHELLIHCNAAWQGQKPQGVPYATPEEFLEVLYAYRASDEGSLPSADWRSTDSNCPSVESYKTTVDPEQPPLQAAEAPGTAAGACHEDTHALDEVTLQRLATHMKKAVLGQIHQVMQRVKLESLRRFGIPEEAIGVSDRNGPSLESYKTTVDPEQPPLQAVEAPGTAAGAGHENEEALEKEIMDRISTQLWKEVPELIHNVLQAIRLKFLVQWGIATENYSG